Proteins from a single region of Paraglaciecola sp. T6c:
- a CDS encoding DUF6314 family protein: MVTKNNAVDQDTQVPQTAVTSLSDSPSYLAYFVGAWQLNRQILQSSGEAFVFQGQADFSWVESDLHYRETGVVTAPDGRALQAERAYVWQQQAGGKIEVLFDDNRYFHTFSAAEPYAKHLCGDDLYVVSYAFEHGPRWESTWQVKGPRKDYKMTSLYQRA, encoded by the coding sequence TTGGTCACTAAAAATAATGCCGTCGATCAAGACACTCAAGTACCTCAAACAGCGGTGACGTCACTCAGTGACTCGCCTTCTTACCTTGCGTACTTTGTAGGAGCATGGCAGCTAAACAGGCAGATCCTGCAAAGTAGTGGTGAGGCTTTTGTGTTTCAAGGGCAGGCTGACTTTAGTTGGGTTGAGTCTGATTTGCATTACCGCGAAACTGGGGTGGTCACAGCGCCGGATGGCCGTGCACTTCAAGCCGAACGCGCCTACGTGTGGCAGCAGCAAGCAGGCGGCAAAATTGAGGTGTTATTTGATGATAACCGATACTTTCATACCTTTAGCGCCGCCGAACCCTATGCCAAGCACCTGTGCGGTGACGATCTTTATGTAGTGAGTTATGCGTTTGAGCATGGACCGCGCTGGGAGTCTACGTGGCAGGTAAAAGGCCCACGAAAAGACTATAAAATGACAAGCCTTTATCAGCGGGCATAA
- a CDS encoding sulfatase: MLDVVVSLPRLYILRTWTYFEGLNHMLRFFACLILMTSFNIKAVDEQPKNIVIILADDLGWNDTTIFQPSQFLETPNINALAAKGMIFSQAYANSPLCSPTRATLLTGQTPARHGSTAPSHHLPVVRLMPSLPASAATNRKSIAPQTVTRLDTALPTLSSIAKANGYHTAHFGKWHLGAHPYSPSEHGFDIDIPNFQGAGPTGGYLAPWSFAPDIQPQIAGEHIDIRLAKEAKKWIFSVKDDGPFFLNFWAFSVHAPFNADADEIDYFINKRSGFHSQRNATYAAMVKQFDDAIGVLWQALVEAKVEKNTIIIFTSDNGGNMYTVVGNTHATSNFPLKGGKATEYEGGLKVPTAVIWPGLTQPNTLSNTPIQTADFFPTLLNGVNLSWPSTHIVDGRDIRPVLQGGTLETRAIFTYYPAEPKVPDWLPPSATVTLDGWKLIRTFHYGKSGTHLYKLYNLNLDPSESTNLANTQIHKVSELDALLEAYLLESEAVIPIVNTGYRDGTFNYNTIGVEKESYQLPEEKIYSDIHFQIKTDQHVIDGGDTAKFVYQLSHHSNNASVAYKQFMGPAVTLAADGNSISFVAPEVTQAEYVGLAFIVKDQDKTIRKQIGVRINPTQVAPSLTISQVTQSIEKGSTASFNIEAIDLNKDFIHMSVSSDNLLSNSLGQPPTVGEFQVNIPPDYSDTSITLLFTADDLHQQVSQAITLNVSPVKSSTDNVQATSSAAGSVHYVMLFSILFIILLRRHLE, from the coding sequence TTGCTTGATGTCGTTGTATCGCTGCCAAGACTTTATATTCTTAGAACTTGGACGTATTTTGAAGGACTTAATCACATGCTTCGTTTTTTTGCATGTCTAATATTGATGACCTCTTTCAATATCAAGGCAGTAGATGAGCAACCAAAAAACATCGTTATTATTCTGGCTGATGATCTTGGTTGGAATGACACAACTATATTTCAACCGAGTCAATTTTTAGAAACACCTAATATCAATGCACTTGCGGCGAAAGGCATGATTTTCAGCCAGGCTTACGCTAATAGTCCACTGTGCTCTCCTACTCGCGCTACTCTACTTACCGGGCAAACACCGGCGCGTCATGGCTCAACTGCACCAAGTCATCATTTGCCTGTCGTGAGGTTAATGCCTTCATTACCAGCTTCCGCGGCTACAAATAGAAAGTCTATTGCGCCACAAACGGTTACACGTCTTGACACAGCATTACCTACTCTATCTTCTATAGCAAAGGCCAACGGCTATCACACAGCACACTTCGGTAAATGGCATCTTGGGGCGCACCCTTATAGTCCTTCGGAGCACGGTTTTGATATAGATATACCTAATTTTCAAGGAGCCGGCCCCACCGGCGGGTATCTTGCTCCTTGGTCATTCGCGCCCGATATTCAGCCACAAATTGCGGGTGAACATATCGATATTCGACTCGCCAAAGAGGCAAAAAAATGGATATTTAGTGTGAAAGATGATGGCCCCTTCTTTTTAAATTTTTGGGCCTTTTCGGTTCATGCTCCATTTAATGCAGACGCTGACGAGATCGATTATTTTATCAATAAGCGCTCTGGATTTCATAGTCAACGTAATGCCACTTATGCGGCGATGGTGAAGCAATTCGATGACGCTATTGGTGTCTTGTGGCAAGCCTTGGTAGAAGCGAAAGTAGAAAAAAATACCATTATTATTTTCACCTCAGACAATGGTGGCAATATGTATACTGTTGTAGGAAACACACATGCAACGAGTAACTTTCCTCTGAAAGGAGGTAAGGCCACTGAATATGAAGGAGGCTTAAAAGTGCCTACGGCGGTTATTTGGCCGGGTCTTACACAGCCGAATACGTTGAGTAATACACCTATTCAAACGGCAGATTTCTTTCCTACGTTACTCAATGGAGTTAACTTGTCGTGGCCATCAACTCATATTGTTGATGGTCGAGATATTCGGCCAGTTTTACAAGGTGGTACCTTAGAGACGCGTGCTATTTTTACTTATTATCCGGCTGAGCCAAAAGTGCCAGATTGGCTCCCACCCTCGGCCACTGTTACCTTAGATGGTTGGAAATTGATCCGTACGTTTCATTACGGTAAATCTGGGACCCATCTTTATAAACTTTATAATCTTAATCTTGATCCCTCTGAGTCTACTAATTTAGCTAACACTCAGATTCACAAAGTAAGTGAACTTGACGCACTTCTAGAGGCGTATTTACTAGAAAGTGAAGCGGTAATTCCGATCGTTAATACTGGTTATCGCGATGGTACTTTTAATTACAATACCATCGGAGTAGAAAAGGAAAGCTATCAATTACCGGAAGAAAAAATTTATTCTGACATTCACTTTCAAATTAAAACTGATCAGCACGTCATTGATGGGGGGGATACGGCAAAATTCGTATATCAATTAAGTCACCATAGTAATAACGCGTCAGTCGCCTATAAACAATTTATGGGTCCAGCAGTTACGTTAGCTGCGGATGGAAATAGCATAAGCTTCGTAGCGCCAGAGGTGACTCAGGCAGAGTATGTGGGTTTAGCGTTTATTGTTAAGGATCAAGATAAAACGATTAGGAAGCAAATTGGGGTGCGTATTAATCCAACCCAAGTTGCTCCTAGTTTAACCATCTCTCAAGTTACGCAGAGCATTGAAAAAGGAAGTACGGCTAGTTTTAACATTGAAGCCATCGATCTCAATAAAGATTTTATTCATATGAGTGTCTCAAGCGACAATTTACTCTCGAACTCCTTAGGTCAACCGCCAACGGTGGGCGAATTTCAGGTAAACATTCCACCGGATTACTCAGATACGTCAATCACATTATTGTTTACTGCTGATGACCTTCATCAGCAGGTTTCGCAAGCCATTACATTGAATGTTTCACCGGTTAAATCTAGCACGGATAACGTTCAAGCCACCTCAAGTGCCGCGGGAAGCGTGCACTATGTTATGTTATTTTCTATTCTTTTTATCATATTGCTACGCAGACATTTGGAATAA
- a CDS encoding polysaccharide deacetylase family protein codes for MALDKSYLEYAHRGHGMDHDRYDWSMLTDRPKVTWPGGKKLALWVNVPLQFFPLDQKGEPFKIQGGMTMPYPDLRHFSLRDYGNRVGIFRFLKAFDKYGVTPTFAMNTELAKRNPYLLNTIKERGNEVMCHGMHMDALHYGGQDKHAETQLVQDSLSQLRELTEQNITGWLSPGRNESENTPELLAANGVEYFCDWVNDDMPYTFKTQQGHLWAMPLSNELDDAFIMLNNLHSEDAYAEQMIDACDFLLKEANESGGRILSLNIHPWMLGQPHRIGALERVLEYVMSQDVYSASACEILSAFKSIPR; via the coding sequence ATGGCGCTAGATAAATCATACCTAGAATACGCTCATCGCGGTCATGGCATGGATCACGACCGTTACGATTGGTCGATGCTCACTGACAGACCCAAAGTCACTTGGCCTGGCGGTAAAAAGCTGGCATTGTGGGTGAATGTTCCGTTGCAGTTTTTCCCGCTGGATCAAAAAGGTGAGCCGTTTAAAATTCAAGGCGGCATGACCATGCCTTACCCTGATCTGCGTCATTTTAGTTTGCGTGATTACGGTAACCGGGTGGGTATTTTTCGTTTTTTAAAAGCGTTTGATAAATACGGTGTCACCCCGACCTTTGCCATGAACACCGAGCTAGCCAAGCGTAATCCCTATTTGCTCAATACCATCAAAGAGCGGGGCAATGAAGTGATGTGCCACGGCATGCACATGGACGCCCTGCATTATGGCGGCCAAGACAAACATGCCGAAACCCAGTTAGTACAAGACTCGTTATCGCAACTACGGGAGTTAACCGAGCAAAACATTACAGGTTGGTTGAGCCCTGGGCGCAATGAAAGTGAGAACACCCCAGAGCTTTTAGCCGCTAATGGCGTTGAATACTTTTGCGACTGGGTGAACGATGATATGCCCTATACCTTTAAGACGCAGCAAGGTCATTTATGGGCCATGCCATTATCCAATGAATTAGACGATGCCTTTATCATGCTCAATAATTTACACAGTGAGGATGCCTACGCAGAGCAAATGATTGATGCCTGTGATTTTCTACTTAAAGAGGCGAACGAGAGTGGCGGGCGAATTCTAAGCTTAAATATTCACCCTTGGATGCTAGGGCAACCCCACCGCATTGGCGCCCTCGAGCGCGTACTTGAATACGTGATGAGTCAAGATGTGTACAGCGCAAGCGCCTGTGAAATTCTGAGTGCTTTTAAAAGCATTCCACGTTAA
- the lpxL gene encoding LpxL/LpxP family Kdo(2)-lipid IV(A) lauroyl/palmitoleoyl acyltransferase, translating into MSKSLLHPRHWASWFAVLILRIIALLPFKVKMLAGTAFGKIGYRFFKHRRHITTTNIALCFPEKSEAEQEQLVKDIFVANGIGFFEIAWAWWAKPESLRKRFSVQGLEVLKAATTNNQGVLLIGGHYTHLDLAGMMVNLVADMDVIYRKNNDPVFEYVITEGRKRVFKNVFERSDMRAIIRSLREGRVVWFSPDQDHGIKNSVFAPFFGIPATTVTSASKLMRLGKAKPVFVAHKRDLETNQYKITFAIPEAEFPSGDDVQDATIINQMIESAIREQPDQYMWVHRRFKTRPPGVPSVY; encoded by the coding sequence ATGTCAAAATCTCTTCTACATCCAAGACACTGGGCGAGCTGGTTTGCAGTACTTATTCTTAGGATCATTGCCTTACTTCCCTTTAAAGTAAAAATGTTAGCTGGCACTGCATTTGGCAAAATTGGCTATCGATTTTTCAAACATCGTCGTCATATCACCACCACTAATATTGCACTGTGTTTTCCTGAAAAATCTGAAGCGGAACAAGAACAACTGGTCAAAGATATTTTTGTGGCCAATGGCATTGGCTTTTTTGAAATTGCATGGGCTTGGTGGGCTAAACCTGAGTCATTACGTAAACGTTTTAGCGTACAAGGCTTAGAGGTATTAAAAGCTGCGACGACCAACAATCAAGGCGTATTGCTGATAGGCGGTCATTATACCCATTTAGATTTAGCGGGAATGATGGTCAACTTAGTGGCGGATATGGACGTTATCTATCGTAAAAATAATGATCCAGTTTTTGAATACGTGATCACCGAAGGCAGAAAACGTGTCTTTAAAAACGTATTTGAACGCTCTGATATGCGCGCCATCATTCGCTCCCTGCGCGAGGGTCGCGTAGTCTGGTTCTCACCGGATCAAGATCACGGTATCAAGAACTCTGTATTCGCGCCGTTTTTTGGTATACCCGCTACAACTGTCACATCAGCCAGTAAATTAATGCGCTTAGGCAAGGCCAAACCGGTCTTCGTCGCCCATAAACGCGACCTTGAAACCAATCAATATAAAATCACCTTTGCTATTCCAGAAGCTGAATTTCCAAGTGGTGATGATGTGCAAGACGCCACCATTATCAACCAAATGATTGAAAGCGCGATCCGTGAGCAACCTGATCAATACATGTGGGTACATCGCCGCTTTAAAACTCGCCCACCAGGGGTGCCTTCTGTGTATTGA
- a CDS encoding isochorismatase family protein, which translates to MQTTTKTAKEIYNDVKNNPARKRFGFGNKAVLVNIDPQKAYTCTDEFATAYETDPRQMEYINEMSKTFRAKGWPVVWTHVAYMDSAEDAGIWGTRTDTPDSLQNIKFDSRRSEFDDRLEIDYVKDVVYLKKMPSAFFETQLQSLLVWHQVDTVILTGGSTSGCIRATAVDSLSRGYRTIVPEECVADKHESYHYANLTDLSLKYADVLTLDEVNQWLAK; encoded by the coding sequence ATGCAAACGACCACTAAGACCGCAAAAGAGATTTATAACGACGTAAAAAATAACCCCGCGCGTAAACGTTTTGGCTTTGGTAATAAAGCGGTACTGGTCAACATCGATCCGCAAAAGGCCTATACCTGCACAGATGAGTTTGCCACCGCTTACGAGACCGACCCACGGCAAATGGAATACATCAATGAGATGTCAAAAACCTTTCGCGCTAAAGGGTGGCCAGTGGTATGGACCCATGTCGCTTACATGGATAGCGCCGAAGATGCCGGTATTTGGGGCACTCGCACGGATACTCCGGATTCACTGCAAAACATCAAGTTTGATTCACGGCGCAGTGAATTTGATGATCGCCTCGAAATCGATTACGTCAAAGATGTGGTTTATCTCAAAAAAATGCCCTCAGCCTTTTTTGAAACTCAGTTGCAGTCATTGCTGGTATGGCACCAAGTGGACACGGTCATTTTAACGGGCGGCTCTACCTCAGGATGCATTCGCGCCACAGCCGTTGACTCTTTATCTCGTGGCTATCGCACCATAGTGCCTGAGGAGTGCGTAGCGGATAAACATGAGAGTTACCACTACGCGAATTTAACGGACTTGTCTCTTAAATACGCCGACGTACTCACCTTAGACGAAGTGAATCAGTGGCTTGCTAAGTAA
- a CDS encoding DUF3750 domain-containing protein: protein MKVLVLIVLVSLLAACTNRDWRTASREPAGLALNPVIETQASIEVYAADAFSWRGWFAVHTWLAVKLENEPEYTVYEVVGWRVNEGLPALREYQTPTPDRFWYGAKPEAVLSIQGDKAAELIPKITAAVSRYPWANEYTLFPGPNSNTFPAWVGLQVPELELDMPFRAIGSGYAN, encoded by the coding sequence ATGAAAGTATTGGTGTTGATTGTATTAGTCAGCCTGTTGGCGGCCTGCACAAACAGGGATTGGCGCACGGCATCACGAGAGCCTGCAGGTCTTGCCCTTAACCCAGTAATAGAAACCCAAGCATCGATTGAGGTTTATGCCGCTGATGCCTTTAGTTGGCGCGGCTGGTTTGCAGTGCATACGTGGTTGGCGGTTAAGCTTGAAAACGAGCCTGAATACACAGTGTATGAAGTGGTTGGCTGGCGAGTCAATGAAGGGCTGCCCGCACTGCGTGAATACCAAACCCCTACGCCAGACCGTTTTTGGTATGGGGCGAAGCCCGAAGCGGTCTTATCTATTCAGGGTGACAAAGCCGCTGAGCTTATCCCTAAAATAACCGCAGCGGTGAGTCGCTACCCTTGGGCTAACGAGTACACCTTATTTCCAGGGCCTAACAGCAATACGTTTCCTGCCTGGGTGGGTTTGCAGGTACCAGAATTAGAGCTGGATATGCCGTTTCGGGCGATTGGTAGTGGTTACGCGAATTAG
- a CDS encoding TonB-dependent receptor plug domain-containing protein: MLRTAITMALTVAATMASSFSVSANSATSIEKSVKKVSEKDVEKINIEGSATANESPVGTFNSPISNLEYDPRVDLQSRNMAEAQADVTIRGGIFENTGFSVGSATLVDPQTGHYVAEIPIAPEMLTAPAILTGVDNSLYGANSSVGSVAYKWRPIQTAGSVSLGAGRNNFNMQRVHNAISWSVDDSSQWKAGGEGEYSRSESDGTIDKGDHRFERASGRVQLISDTSQTDLFFGYQQKFFGWPNLYTPFNVNETEDLETRLLIFNHQQQYAQESTVEVSAYYRQQNDHYVFSRENPEAFQAFHETKVKSVAVSGRHMTDSKLALNYAAQFTADEIESTTLENNFTSRDYYKFSVVPEYAVALQDNEQLTFRVGAAFDDTNRDDSRVSVISDIVWLKTNADKSTRTVNFSYSEATQVAGYTAIGGSTSSGLFRSNDTLERETSKNLELGVSLDKASWRVDSAVFYRWDNELTDWTYRFDSTSARVANPVDIETIGVELMAIARLESADVVTSYTYLDKSEDYRDENIDASFYALNYPPHRFTLGVIWYPAEALELKVDNEWRKQEDNLLRNGGDSAFFTHISLTYSPPQIDGFNVVVAVDNLWDESFEEIPGTPGRSDQLSVTASYFW, encoded by the coding sequence ATGCTCCGCACTGCAATAACAATGGCCTTAACTGTCGCCGCAACTATGGCTTCTAGCTTCTCAGTATCTGCAAACAGTGCAACCTCTATTGAGAAAAGTGTTAAAAAGGTGTCTGAAAAAGACGTCGAAAAAATTAACATCGAAGGCTCAGCTACAGCGAATGAATCACCGGTTGGCACCTTCAACTCTCCCATCTCTAATTTAGAATACGACCCTAGAGTCGATCTGCAGTCTAGAAACATGGCTGAAGCACAAGCTGATGTCACCATCCGCGGCGGTATCTTCGAAAACACCGGCTTTAGTGTGGGCAGCGCCACCCTTGTCGATCCGCAAACTGGCCATTACGTGGCTGAAATTCCTATTGCGCCAGAAATGCTCACGGCACCGGCTATTTTAACCGGTGTCGATAATTCACTTTACGGCGCAAATAGTTCAGTGGGCTCAGTGGCCTACAAATGGCGACCTATTCAAACTGCTGGTAGCGTTTCATTAGGCGCTGGCAGAAATAACTTTAATATGCAAAGGGTACACAACGCCATTTCTTGGTCGGTGGATGATTCTTCACAGTGGAAAGCTGGCGGTGAAGGTGAATATTCGCGCTCTGAAAGCGATGGCACCATAGACAAGGGGGATCACCGTTTCGAACGGGCATCTGGGCGGGTGCAGCTCATAAGCGACACCTCGCAAACGGATCTCTTTTTCGGTTATCAACAAAAGTTTTTTGGCTGGCCTAACCTGTATACCCCTTTCAACGTGAATGAAACAGAAGATTTAGAAACCCGTTTGTTGATATTTAATCACCAGCAGCAATATGCTCAAGAAAGCACCGTTGAAGTGTCAGCTTATTACCGACAGCAAAACGATCACTATGTATTTTCACGGGAAAACCCAGAGGCTTTTCAAGCTTTTCACGAAACCAAGGTAAAGTCAGTGGCAGTATCGGGTCGGCATATGACAGATTCAAAACTGGCGCTGAACTATGCAGCGCAGTTCACAGCGGATGAGATTGAATCGACCACCCTTGAGAACAACTTCACCTCGCGGGATTACTACAAGTTCAGTGTGGTGCCTGAGTATGCAGTTGCCTTGCAAGACAACGAACAATTAACGTTTCGTGTTGGGGCGGCATTTGATGACACCAATCGCGATGATTCGCGGGTATCCGTGATAAGCGATATCGTTTGGCTTAAAACAAACGCAGACAAGTCTACACGGACGGTGAACTTTTCATATTCTGAAGCCACACAAGTCGCAGGGTATACCGCCATTGGTGGAAGTACCTCCAGTGGATTGTTTAGAAGCAATGACACACTTGAGCGTGAAACCAGTAAAAACCTAGAGTTGGGCGTGTCGTTAGATAAAGCCTCGTGGCGCGTAGATTCTGCTGTGTTCTACCGCTGGGACAACGAACTCACTGATTGGACTTACCGCTTTGACTCTACATCCGCACGGGTGGCAAACCCAGTTGATATCGAAACCATAGGGGTTGAACTGATGGCAATTGCTCGTTTAGAAAGCGCAGATGTCGTGACGAGCTATACCTATCTTGATAAATCTGAAGACTATCGAGATGAAAATATAGACGCAAGTTTCTACGCGCTAAACTATCCTCCCCATCGATTCACCTTGGGTGTGATTTGGTATCCCGCTGAAGCGCTTGAGCTCAAAGTAGATAATGAATGGCGAAAACAAGAAGACAACCTGTTGAGAAATGGCGGCGATAGCGCTTTTTTCACCCATATCTCGTTGACCTATTCACCGCCACAGATAGACGGCTTTAACGTGGTGGTGGCGGTTGATAACTTGTGGGATGAATCTTTTGAAGAGATCCCCGGCACGCCAGGGCGCTCTGATCAATTATCTGTTACAGCAAGCTACTTTTGGTAA
- a CDS encoding EamA family transporter, with the protein MFYLVAVTVLWAFSFSLIGEYLAGSVDSYFSVLTRVLLASLVFLPFLKLSLLSAKQKLALAFLGALQLGMMYIFFYHSFLYLSVPEVLLFTIFTPLYVTMLNDALFKRFTPFHLLCALIATFGAAVIRFEGISEHFWMGFFIVQGANLCFALGQVGYRKLATTFQPDMANHTIFAWFYLGALAVALPAFFMFGNTNQLPQTLSQWGVLLWLGVMASGMGYYFWNQGALKVSAGTLAIMNNALIPAGLVVNLLLWQKDTDFSRLALGGLIIAIALWLSQKRSDTTAG; encoded by the coding sequence GTGTTTTATTTAGTCGCCGTCACCGTTTTATGGGCATTTTCGTTTTCACTGATTGGTGAGTATTTAGCAGGTTCAGTGGATAGCTACTTTTCTGTTCTTACCCGGGTGTTACTGGCGTCTTTGGTGTTCTTACCCTTCCTAAAGCTTTCACTGCTGAGCGCCAAGCAGAAACTTGCTTTGGCCTTTTTAGGCGCGTTGCAACTGGGTATGATGTACATCTTTTTCTACCATTCGTTTCTTTATTTATCGGTACCAGAAGTCCTGCTGTTTACTATTTTCACCCCGCTTTACGTGACTATGCTCAATGATGCCTTATTCAAGCGGTTCACCCCTTTTCATTTATTGTGCGCCCTAATCGCTACCTTTGGCGCAGCCGTCATTCGTTTTGAGGGCATTAGCGAGCACTTCTGGATGGGCTTTTTTATTGTACAAGGAGCTAACCTTTGCTTTGCGCTTGGTCAGGTGGGCTATCGAAAACTGGCCACTACCTTCCAACCAGATATGGCTAATCACACTATATTCGCCTGGTTCTATCTTGGGGCATTGGCTGTCGCCTTACCTGCCTTTTTCATGTTCGGTAACACAAATCAGTTACCTCAAACGCTAAGCCAATGGGGCGTGCTGTTGTGGTTGGGCGTGATGGCTTCAGGAATGGGGTATTACTTTTGGAATCAAGGGGCGCTTAAGGTTTCAGCGGGCACCTTAGCCATAATGAATAATGCATTGATCCCCGCAGGTCTCGTTGTAAATCTACTGCTGTGGCAAAAAGACACCGACTTTAGCCGCCTTGCACTTGGCGGTTTGATTATTGCTATTGCACTTTGGTTATCGCAAAAGCGCAGTGATACAACCGCTGGGTAA
- a CDS encoding class I SAM-dependent methyltransferase has translation MSDSNALPSWDVLTKHDVFPVASHDEVARLNFLTHLNVHLSSQILPGVKTAYEKQVKPAIIAQTGKEPTSRHDVRKHMLNNGYFQMWSALRRNTMEMRHQAARSQVLGQIEGIVAKVDKACENDGNIQLDNSVSIPPNVGSVDIHCQPGCYYQEYFENDVTVAASYDLGLFVTTAGLLGALSDGGGQGIANWLKTQHPDFAPKRILDIGCTVGHNALPLAEHFPDAEVIAVDVARPSLRYAHARAKSLGLSNIQFVQANAEDLSQYDDGSFDLITTSMFLHELSHQSLPKILKSINRLLADGGLNLHLEQPQYTGMDVYQQFIRDWDTYFNNEPYWGPMHELDLPKVFAECGFDPNDLFDVGVVSKVDEKIFGKPKTDGEDYGRSPVWNALGLWKGQNVRNNAKKDGNKDVNVVEKTSENAA, from the coding sequence ATGAGCGACAGCAATGCGTTACCCTCGTGGGACGTGCTTACCAAGCACGATGTGTTTCCGGTAGCGAGTCACGATGAAGTGGCTCGATTGAATTTTCTGACGCACCTTAACGTGCATTTAAGCAGCCAAATATTGCCCGGCGTTAAAACCGCTTATGAAAAGCAGGTAAAACCTGCCATTATCGCGCAAACAGGCAAAGAGCCAACGTCACGTCATGACGTGCGCAAACATATGTTGAACAACGGCTACTTTCAAATGTGGAGTGCGCTGCGGCGTAATACCATGGAAATGCGCCACCAAGCCGCACGCTCTCAAGTGCTTGGGCAGATTGAAGGCATAGTGGCAAAGGTGGATAAAGCCTGTGAAAACGATGGCAACATCCAGCTAGATAACAGCGTGAGTATTCCGCCGAATGTGGGCTCTGTGGATATACATTGCCAGCCAGGGTGTTATTACCAAGAATATTTTGAGAACGATGTCACTGTAGCGGCAAGTTACGATTTAGGCCTGTTTGTGACCACAGCCGGTTTATTAGGCGCGTTAAGTGACGGTGGCGGGCAGGGCATCGCCAACTGGCTTAAAACTCAGCACCCAGATTTTGCCCCTAAGCGTATTCTGGATATTGGTTGTACCGTTGGGCATAACGCATTGCCTTTGGCCGAACACTTCCCTGATGCAGAGGTGATTGCGGTAGATGTGGCGCGCCCAAGTTTGCGATACGCCCATGCTCGCGCCAAATCGCTAGGGTTAAGCAATATTCAATTTGTACAAGCCAATGCTGAAGATCTCAGTCAATACGATGACGGCTCATTCGATTTAATTACCACCTCGATGTTTTTACATGAACTATCACATCAGTCTTTACCTAAAATCCTCAAGAGCATCAACCGCTTGCTAGCGGATGGCGGCTTGAACTTGCACCTTGAACAACCCCAGTACACAGGCATGGATGTTTATCAGCAATTTATTCGCGACTGGGATACGTACTTTAATAACGAACCGTATTGGGGGCCGATGCACGAGCTTGATTTGCCGAAAGTTTTCGCCGAATGTGGCTTCGATCCTAACGATTTATTTGATGTTGGGGTGGTATCCAAAGTAGATGAAAAGATATTCGGTAAGCCAAAAACAGACGGTGAAGATTATGGCCGCTCACCCGTGTGGAACGCCCTTGGGTTATGGAAAGGACAGAATGTAAGAAATAACGCGAAAAAAGATGGTAATAAAGACGTAAACGTCGTCGAAAAGACAAGTGAGAATGCAGCATGA
- a CDS encoding polysaccharide deacetylase family protein gives MKSDPGFYDYWPYENRPKIRWPGGKKMAFWVAPNIEFYELNPPANPSRKAWPQPYPATQGYSIRDYGNRVGHQRQMDLLDKYGIRGSISLSTALCDHHPEIIQMCKERDWEFFSHGIYNTRYTYGMSEQQERDMIKDSMQTIYQHTGQKCAGYLAPALSHSELTLDLFAEVGTELFGNEGGIYTCDLFHDDQPTPIHTRSNKPFVSIPYSLEMNDTIAFVVNKIEPRRYGQMLKKNFDRLYAEADESGTIMCIPTHNYQVSCPHRMKAFEEALDYITSHEDVWVTTGKEIADYYLEHYYEQAKTDIAQKNAAALNNAVALNNAVALNTPVAPNKGAK, from the coding sequence ATGAAAAGCGATCCTGGATTTTACGACTATTGGCCTTACGAAAATCGCCCGAAAATTCGTTGGCCCGGCGGTAAAAAAATGGCCTTTTGGGTGGCGCCGAATATTGAGTTTTATGAACTGAATCCGCCAGCTAACCCATCTCGCAAAGCGTGGCCGCAGCCCTACCCAGCCACACAAGGCTACAGTATCCGTGATTACGGCAATCGTGTGGGCCATCAGCGGCAAATGGACTTACTGGATAAATACGGCATTCGCGGCTCTATTTCGTTATCAACTGCCCTTTGCGATCACCACCCTGAAATTATTCAAATGTGCAAAGAGCGAGATTGGGAGTTTTTCAGCCACGGCATTTACAATACACGTTACACCTACGGCATGTCTGAGCAGCAAGAGCGCGACATGATCAAGGATTCAATGCAAACGATTTATCAGCACACAGGGCAAAAGTGTGCTGGCTATTTGGCACCAGCGCTGTCCCATTCAGAGCTTACCTTAGATTTATTCGCTGAAGTAGGCACAGAGTTGTTTGGCAATGAAGGCGGTATCTATACCTGTGATTTATTTCATGACGATCAGCCCACCCCCATACACACTCGCAGTAATAAACCGTTTGTGTCTATTCCTTATTCACTGGAAATGAACGACACCATTGCCTTTGTAGTGAACAAAATTGAACCCAGACGTTACGGCCAGATGCTCAAGAAAAACTTTGATCGACTTTACGCCGAAGCGGACGAATCAGGCACCATTATGTGTATTCCTACACATAATTATCAGGTGTCTTGCCCACATCGTATGAAGGCATTTGAAGAAGCGCTTGATTACATCACCAGTCACGAGGATGTATGGGTGACCACAGGCAAAGAGATTGCCGATTACTACCTTGAGCATTACTACGAGCAAGCTAAAACAGACATTGCGCAAAAGAACGCGGCTGCCTTAAATAACGCTGTAGCCTTGAATAACGCTGTGGCCTTGAATACTCCTGTAGCCCCGAACAAAGGAGCGAAATAA